The Caballeronia sp. M1242 nucleotide sequence ACCGGTCCGGCGGCGGGCATGGTCATCGTCGGCGAGCTCATCGGAATCATCGCGGACGGCGCGGTGCCGCTCATCCGCGCTGCCGCTCTCGGCGATGCCGTTCTGCCCGCACGCACCATCGTGGATCTTCACGCCGCGCATGTCGGTCGCGAGGTGGTGCTGGCATTCGAAGCGGCGGACACGAGTCGTCCCATCGTCATGGGCGTGTTGCGCGGCAAATGCGGATGGCCGTTCGACCAGCGAGCCGGACACCTGGACGTGCACGGAGAGGGCGAACGCCTGATTGTCGGTGCCAGCGAGCAGCTCGTCCTGCAATGCGGCAAGTCGAGCCTCGTCATGAGCAAGGACGGCCACATCGAGTTGACCGGCGAAACCATCGTAAGCGAGGCGGCGGGTCCCAACCGCGTTCGCGGCGGGTCGGTTCACCTCAACTGACATGAACGCGCATCCGCATCCGCGGTCGTCGCGGGTCATCATTGGCTTCGCGCCCGGCGAGATCTCGTCGCTGGTCAACCGAAGCGTCGTGGAAGAACACGCGACAGAAGCAGCGTTTCTATGGCGACTGCGCGAAAAGGCAGTGCGGGCGCCTCAGTACAGGCTCAGGCATCTGGCCAAGCTCGACATGCGGCTTCTCGCCCATCTGCGCGGGCTGCAGGTAGCCGGGCGACATGGTTGGCGCGCGGCGCAGACGCTGCTCGGCGACGTCAGCCCGGGCGCCATGTTCGTCGCGACGTTCGTCGCATATTCGCGGTCCGATGGTGAGGAAATGCACAAGCTGCTATTGCTCGCGCTCGCTGAACCAGCTCTCGAACCAGCCCTGCGTGCGGGGCTCGCATGGCTGGATGAGGCAGTGCTGACGCCTGTACTCATCAGGCTGACGCGCGCGGCGCAAGCATCGCATCGACGCATCGCGCTGGCGGTGGCGTCCGCTCGGCGAAACATGGTTGCCGTGCAAATCGCGCAAGCGGCGGGCGACGCCGATCCGGCGCTGCGCGCGCGCGCCATGCGCAGCGTCGGCGAGATGGGCGATCGGAGTGGACTGACCCTTGTGCGAGCGGGCCTGCGGGATGCCGATCCCGCGTGCCGATTCTGGGCCGCCTGGTCGATGGCGCTCCTCGGTGATCCGGCGGGCGCGCCCGCCCTGATCGACGTGATCATGACGGACATCGACCGCCGCGCCGCCGCGCTGGAAACAGCAGTGCGGTGCAGCGAACAGGGCTGCGCGCGTGACGTGATCCGTGAACTGGCGGCGTCGCGAGACGGACTTCGCGACGCGATCAGGGCCGCCGGCGCACTGGGCGATCCGGCAGTCGTGCCGTGGCTGCTCGATCATCTCGACGATGCGCTCCATGCGCGCGCAGCGGGCGAGGCTTTTTCGACGCTGACCGGCGCGGACCTCGAATACCTGGACCTCGACCGCGACCCGCCACCGAACGCCGAAACCTCTGAGCCCGAAGAAGATTCGCTCCGCTGGCCCGATCCGGCGGCGACGCGAGCGTGGTGGATGCAGCAGCGCGAGCGCTTCGTTGCGGGCCGGCGCTACCTGTGCGGCGAGCTCATTTCGGCCGATGCCACACGAACAGTCCTGCGCGACGGCTTCCAGCGCCAGCGCGCGGCCGCATCGATCGAACTGGTCCGGGCCGCGGGCGCCTCGCCCATGTTCCCTGTGCACGAGCGCGCGGACTGGCAGCGCAGGAGGCTCGCGGCATGAGATTCACCAACGAGACCGGCTTGCCCGCGAGCTGGACCCTAGGCTTCGAGCGCAGCGGGCGCGAGCGGCTGATCGTGATCGTCAAGGCGACTTATGTACTGCCGACGGCGGGCGAGCAAGCCGTATTGGCCGACATCCAACTGCCTCTCATCAAGGCCGATTGTTTCAGCGGCGCGCCCGGCCTGACCGCGCCGACCTACGAGACGGACTACGCGCATTGCAAGCCGGCCTGCGACGTGCTCTTGCTCGGAAGCGCGTATGCGCCGCGTGGACGCCCGGTGAAGCGACTCGCCGTCGGCATGCAGGTGGGCGGCATGGTCAAGCAGTTTACTGTTGTCGGTCCGCGTTGCTGGCAGAAGCGCTTCGGCGTGGCCAGTCCTTCGGAGCCACAGTACTTCGATCGTTTGCCGATCAGCTACGACACCGCCTACGGCGGCGTCGACTCCACGGAAGCAGCGCAAGGGCGCGCCCATACGTACGAGCGCAATCCAGTCGGGAAGGGGTATTGGCGCAACAGCCGCGACCTGGAGGGACAGCCGTTGCCGTTCACCGAGCAATCCGGCCGAGCGATCACCGATCCGTCCGGCGACTATCTGCCGATGGCGTTTTCTCCCGTCGGCCGCAATTGGCTGCCGCGCCGCCTCTACGCGGGCACCTACGATGAGCAGTGGATGCAAACCACCGCTCCGCTGTGGCCCGCCGATTTCGACGAACGATACTTCCAGGCTGCGCCGCCGGACCAGATCATGCCGTTTCCGTCTAGCGATCTAACTATGCGGCTCTTGAATCTCACACCCGATGGCGATCGACGTTTTCGGTTGCCGGTGCGACGCATTCCGGTGACGTTTGTCCCGTATCAGGGGCGCGATGCGCAGCGCGATGCATCCCTCGACACGATCCTGCTCGAACCCGACGAAGGGCGCTTCACGCTGACTTGGCGTGTCGTTCTGCCGCTCGGAAAAAGTGTGTTCGATGTCAAGGAAACCGTCGTGGGTGAGATGCCGCGGGCGTGGCACATGGCTCGCCGGTTCCCCGGCAAGACGTGGTACAGAAATCTCGACGAAGCGGTGCGGGCGCGCAAAGGCCGGCCCCGGACATCATGAAGCGCGAGCTCGCCATTCTGGCAAGCGGCATGGTCACGGCGGTCGGTTTCAACGCGCCCGCCACGCTGGCCGCCCTGCGCGCCGGCATCAGCGGCGTGCGCAGAACGCCGTGGGTCGACTTCGCCTCCGGTGGATTCCTATGTGGCGCGAAAGTCCCGCTGCCGCAATGGTGGGAAGGTCTCGGCAAACTTGCCGACCTGATCGCTCCCGCCATCGACGAATGTCTGAAAGCGGCATCGCCTGTCTGTTCGTCAGATATTCCGCTGCTGATCGGCGTGGCGTCGCCCGAACGTGCCGCGCGAACGCCGCGACTCGATGAAGACCTGCTCTTGGAGATCGAGGCTCGGCTCGGCTGTGCACTGCATCCACGCTCGCAACTGTTTCCGCTCGATCAGGCCGGATGCGCGCAGGCTCTGCTGGTCGCCCAGGCGATGCTCGGCGAGCGAGGTGTGCCGCGGGTCATCGTCGCCGGTGTCGACAGCTTTCTACATAAGCCGATGCTCAACAGTTATATCGAACGTCGCCGCCTCATGACGCCGGATAACTCCAACGGCTTCTTTCCCGGCGAGGCGGGCTGTGCCGTGCTTGTCGGCGCAGCCGATACGTGCGACGGCGAAGCGCTCGTCATTCGCGGCTTCGGCATGTCAAGCGAGAGCGGCTGCATCGACGGCACGGAACCTTCGCGCGCACAGGGTCTGACGACGGCGGTCAGGCAGGCGCTCGATGGCGCGGGTATCAGGCTTAAGGACGTGGCTTACCGCCTGACGGATATTTCAGGTGAGCACTACAAGTTCAAGGAGGCGGCTTTCGCGGCAGGGCGCCTCAATGGTGGCGAGCGCGAAGACGGGCTCAAGCTCTGGCATCCGATCGAATACCTCGGTGAGATCGGCGCGGCGATTCTGCCGTGTCTGCTTGCGCAGGCGATGCACGCCGCCGTGGAAGGATACGCCCCCGGACGATGGGCGCTGTGCCACGTCGGCAGCGACGCGGGACTGCGCGCGGCGATGGTCGTCGAGATGAGAGGACGGAACCGATGAGCAAGAACGTC carries:
- a CDS encoding TIGR02270 family protein, whose product is MNAHPHPRSSRVIIGFAPGEISSLVNRSVVEEHATEAAFLWRLREKAVRAPQYRLRHLAKLDMRLLAHLRGLQVAGRHGWRAAQTLLGDVSPGAMFVATFVAYSRSDGEEMHKLLLLALAEPALEPALRAGLAWLDEAVLTPVLIRLTRAAQASHRRIALAVASARRNMVAVQIAQAAGDADPALRARAMRSVGEMGDRSGLTLVRAGLRDADPACRFWAAWSMALLGDPAGAPALIDVIMTDIDRRAAALETAVRCSEQGCARDVIRELAASRDGLRDAIRAAGALGDPAVVPWLLDHLDDALHARAAGEAFSTLTGADLEYLDLDRDPPPNAETSEPEEDSLRWPDPAATRAWWMQQRERFVAGRRYLCGELISADATRTVLRDGFQRQRAAASIELVRAAGASPMFPVHERADWQRRRLAA
- a CDS encoding DUF6484 domain-containing protein, with the protein product MVIVGELIGIIADGAVPLIRAAALGDAVLPARTIVDLHAAHVGREVVLAFEAADTSRPIVMGVLRGKCGWPFDQRAGHLDVHGEGERLIVGASEQLVLQCGKSSLVMSKDGHIELTGETIVSEAAGPNRVRGGSVHLN
- a CDS encoding DUF2169 domain-containing protein gives rise to the protein MRFTNETGLPASWTLGFERSGRERLIVIVKATYVLPTAGEQAVLADIQLPLIKADCFSGAPGLTAPTYETDYAHCKPACDVLLLGSAYAPRGRPVKRLAVGMQVGGMVKQFTVVGPRCWQKRFGVASPSEPQYFDRLPISYDTAYGGVDSTEAAQGRAHTYERNPVGKGYWRNSRDLEGQPLPFTEQSGRAITDPSGDYLPMAFSPVGRNWLPRRLYAGTYDEQWMQTTAPLWPADFDERYFQAAPPDQIMPFPSSDLTMRLLNLTPDGDRRFRLPVRRIPVTFVPYQGRDAQRDASLDTILLEPDEGRFTLTWRVVLPLGKSVFDVKETVVGEMPRAWHMARRFPGKTWYRNLDEAVRARKGRPRTS